One window from the genome of Thermococcus siculi encodes:
- the shyC gene encoding NAD(P)-dependent hydrogenase/sulfhydrogenase 2 subunit gamma — MSENPYVSYDARILEVKDLTPREKLFTLRFVDPEVGERFDFRPGQFVIVDLRGFGEFPISICSSPTRRGYFQLCIRKVGRMTKFIHRMKEGEVVGIRGPYGNGFPMEKMEGSNLILVAGGLGMAPLRSVLWYAIDSGKYEHIWLFYGTKAYEDILFRDEVVHLLKHGEAMNCSVKLAYEVESPSCIYLEKGFSDRVCKGVVTDLFRGEEFDVNNTYALICGPPVMYKFVIRELSDRKLSPGRIYMTLERRMRCGIGKCGHCIVGTSTSIKYVCRDGPVFTYWDALSTRGLI; from the coding sequence ATGAGTGAGAACCCGTACGTCTCATACGATGCCAGAATCCTGGAGGTCAAGGACTTAACCCCCAGGGAGAAGCTCTTCACGCTCCGCTTCGTTGACCCCGAGGTTGGAGAAAGGTTCGACTTCAGGCCGGGCCAGTTTGTGATAGTTGACCTCAGAGGCTTCGGCGAGTTTCCGATAAGCATCTGCTCCTCACCGACGAGGAGGGGATACTTCCAGCTCTGCATAAGGAAAGTCGGCAGGATGACCAAGTTCATCCACAGAATGAAGGAGGGCGAGGTAGTTGGCATCAGGGGACCCTACGGCAACGGCTTTCCGATGGAAAAGATGGAAGGGTCGAACCTGATTCTCGTGGCGGGCGGCCTTGGAATGGCGCCCTTGAGGTCTGTCCTGTGGTACGCCATCGACTCCGGGAAATACGAGCACATATGGCTCTTCTACGGAACGAAGGCCTACGAGGACATCCTCTTCAGAGACGAGGTAGTCCACCTCCTCAAGCACGGGGAGGCGATGAACTGCTCGGTTAAGCTCGCCTACGAGGTCGAGAGTCCCTCGTGCATCTACCTGGAGAAGGGCTTCTCCGACAGGGTGTGCAAGGGGGTTGTTACAGACCTGTTTAGGGGGGAGGAGTTCGACGTGAACAACACCTACGCCCTCATCTGCGGCCCGCCGGTTATGTACAAGTTCGTCATCAGGGAGCTTTCCGACAGGAAGCTCTCCCCCGGGAGAATCTACATGACGCTCGAAAGGAGGATGCGCTGCGGAATCGGCAAGTGCGGCCACTGCATCGTCGGGACGAGCACATCAATCAAGTACGTCTGCAGGGACGGGCCGGTCTTCACCTACTGGGACGCCCTCTCGACAAGGGGGTTGATATGA
- the shyB gene encoding NAD(P)-dependent hydrogenase/sulfhydrogenase 2 subunit beta, with amino-acid sequence MRYIKLPAENFEEFFNSLKAWGKVYGPVKRGNIHSFQEVQRVKEMDLYYNRTMLPPKKFFVRPRDVILRLKNGKWENGVKNEPFVIFGVHSCDIHGLKILDKVYLDEPADPYYKARRESALIIGISCTPDEYCFCKSLGTDFAMDGFDLFLHELPDGWLVRVGSVRGHEIAWENEELFEEVTEEDLANFRAFEEKRAKSFKRKLSKEGLADMLDLAYNSPVWKKYADICLACGNCNMVCPTCRCYEVCDKWLNAYEAVRERRYDSCFMESHGLVAGGHNFRPTRLDRFRHRYYCKSYFDPSAGFNCVGCGRCDEFCPAGIEHVKVLDEVRGSLQ; translated from the coding sequence TTGAGATACATAAAATTGCCTGCCGAAAATTTTGAGGAGTTCTTCAACTCACTAAAGGCATGGGGAAAGGTGTACGGGCCGGTGAAAAGAGGAAACATCCATTCTTTTCAGGAGGTTCAGCGGGTTAAAGAGATGGACCTCTACTACAACAGGACAATGCTGCCCCCTAAGAAGTTCTTCGTGAGGCCCAGGGATGTTATCCTCCGTCTAAAAAACGGAAAGTGGGAGAACGGCGTCAAAAACGAGCCTTTCGTAATCTTTGGAGTTCACTCCTGCGACATCCACGGACTGAAGATACTCGACAAGGTGTACCTCGACGAACCAGCCGACCCATACTACAAGGCCAGGCGTGAGAGTGCCCTCATCATCGGCATCAGCTGTACCCCGGACGAGTACTGCTTCTGCAAGAGCCTGGGAACGGACTTTGCCATGGACGGCTTCGACCTCTTCCTCCACGAGCTTCCAGACGGCTGGCTCGTGAGGGTCGGGAGCGTGAGGGGGCACGAGATAGCCTGGGAGAACGAGGAGCTGTTTGAGGAGGTCACCGAGGAGGACCTGGCAAACTTCCGGGCCTTTGAGGAGAAGAGGGCCAAGTCTTTCAAGCGGAAACTCAGCAAAGAGGGCCTAGCGGACATGCTCGATCTGGCCTACAACAGTCCCGTATGGAAGAAGTACGCGGACATCTGCCTCGCCTGCGGCAACTGCAACATGGTGTGTCCGACATGCCGCTGTTACGAGGTGTGCGATAAGTGGCTCAACGCCTACGAAGCGGTGAGGGAAAGGCGCTACGATTCCTGCTTCATGGAGAGCCACGGGCTGGTAGCTGGTGGGCACAACTTCAGGCCCACGCGCTTAGACCGCTTCAGGCACCGCTACTACTGCAAGAGCTACTTCGACCCCTCTGCGGGATTCAACTGCGTCGGCTGTGGGAGATGTGACGAGTTCTGTCCGGCTGGGATAGAGCACGTTAAGGTTCTCGACGAGGTAAGGGGGTCTCTGCAATGA
- the nuoE gene encoding NADH-quinone oxidoreductase subunit NuoE: protein MESSPDYIRSYPPEPSSLIPLLQRTQERFGYLPRDVLEEIANYLGIPLSRVYGVATFYAQFRFEPLGKYVVKICHGTACHVNGAVNISQAITEELGIEEGQTTEDGLVTLERVACLGCCSLAPVIMVNEKVFGKLTPEKVRKLMKQLREGKLDV, encoded by the coding sequence ATGGAGTCCTCTCCTGATTACATACGCTCTTACCCGCCGGAACCGAGTTCCCTGATACCCCTCCTCCAGCGAACACAGGAGCGCTTTGGATATCTGCCCAGGGATGTTCTGGAGGAGATTGCAAACTACCTCGGGATTCCGCTGAGCAGGGTCTACGGCGTTGCTACCTTCTACGCACAATTTCGCTTTGAACCCCTCGGGAAGTACGTCGTCAAGATATGTCACGGCACTGCCTGCCACGTCAACGGAGCCGTCAACATCTCCCAGGCGATAACCGAAGAGCTTGGGATCGAGGAGGGCCAGACTACGGAGGACGGCCTTGTAACCCTCGAGCGCGTCGCCTGCTTAGGCTGTTGCAGTCTGGCGCCGGTTATCATGGTCAACGAGAAGGTCTTCGGCAAGCTGACGCCTGAGAAGGTGAGGAAGCTGATGAAGCAGCTCAGGGAGGGGAAGCTCGATGTCTGA
- the nuoF gene encoding NADH-quinone oxidoreductase subunit NuoF: MSEIKAIAVGMNSCGIAAGAKETYEAIKRELEERGLKVPLKIVGCVGMCYREPLVDIITEGEIITYGHVDPKKVPRIIEEHVINGKPVEEWIVKRDWWENGERKTWDIDGYFAKQRKIVLENSGYIDPENIDEYIAVGGYEALKKALKMEPEEIIEIITKSGLRGRGGAGFPTGLKWKFTRQAKGDEKYIVCNADEGDPGAFMDRNVLEGDPHRVIEGMIIGAYAIGATKGFIYVRAEYPLAIKRLRIALEQARERGFLGENILGSGFSFDIVIKEGAGAFVCGEETALIASIEGKRGMPRPRPPYPAQKGLFGKPTNINNVETWANVPWIIRHGWEAYASLGTEKSKGTKIFALSGKIKHGGNVEVPMGITLREILYEIGGGTKTGKGIKAVQLGGPSGGCIPEELFDTPVDYESVNATGAIMGSGGMVVMDEDTCMVDVAKFFLDFTVKESCGKCTFCRLGTKRMWEILDRFTRGEATEEDLEKLERLAYQVKAGSLCGLGQTAPNPVLTTLRYFRDEYIEHINGRCPAKVCKPLIRYVIITDRCTGCTACAIFCPANAISGERLNPHFIDQEACIKCGTCYEVCRFNAIEILTGRDE, encoded by the coding sequence ATGTCTGAAATCAAAGCCATAGCTGTGGGCATGAACTCCTGCGGTATTGCCGCCGGCGCCAAGGAGACCTACGAGGCGATAAAGCGAGAACTTGAGGAGAGAGGATTGAAAGTTCCCCTCAAGATAGTCGGCTGCGTCGGCATGTGCTACCGAGAGCCGCTCGTTGACATAATAACCGAAGGAGAAATCATCACCTACGGCCACGTTGACCCGAAGAAAGTCCCGAGGATCATAGAGGAGCACGTCATCAACGGGAAGCCGGTAGAGGAGTGGATAGTCAAGCGCGACTGGTGGGAGAACGGCGAGAGGAAGACGTGGGACATAGACGGCTACTTCGCCAAGCAGAGGAAGATAGTCCTCGAAAACTCTGGCTACATCGATCCCGAGAACATAGACGAGTACATAGCCGTTGGTGGCTACGAGGCCCTCAAAAAGGCCCTTAAGATGGAGCCAGAGGAGATAATAGAGATCATCACCAAATCCGGCCTTAGGGGTAGAGGCGGTGCGGGATTCCCGACAGGTCTGAAGTGGAAGTTCACCCGCCAAGCAAAGGGAGACGAGAAGTACATAGTGTGCAACGCCGACGAGGGCGACCCAGGAGCCTTCATGGACAGGAACGTCCTTGAGGGCGACCCTCACAGAGTTATCGAGGGGATGATAATAGGTGCCTACGCGATCGGGGCTACCAAGGGCTTCATCTACGTACGTGCCGAGTACCCGCTCGCCATAAAGCGCCTCAGGATAGCCCTGGAACAGGCCCGCGAGAGGGGCTTCCTCGGCGAGAACATCCTCGGGAGCGGCTTCTCCTTCGACATCGTCATCAAAGAGGGTGCCGGGGCCTTCGTCTGCGGTGAGGAGACCGCTTTGATTGCTTCCATCGAGGGCAAGCGCGGCATGCCGAGGCCAAGGCCGCCCTATCCCGCCCAGAAGGGGCTCTTCGGAAAGCCGACCAACATAAACAACGTGGAAACATGGGCGAACGTGCCCTGGATAATAAGGCACGGGTGGGAGGCCTACGCCTCGCTCGGGACGGAGAAGAGCAAAGGTACCAAGATCTTCGCGCTATCAGGCAAGATAAAGCACGGTGGCAACGTGGAGGTGCCAATGGGAATAACGCTCCGCGAGATACTCTACGAGATCGGCGGGGGAACGAAGACGGGCAAGGGGATTAAGGCTGTCCAGCTTGGCGGCCCTTCGGGCGGCTGCATTCCGGAAGAGCTCTTCGACACTCCCGTTGACTACGAGAGCGTGAATGCGACCGGCGCGATAATGGGCAGCGGCGGAATGGTCGTTATGGACGAGGACACCTGTATGGTCGACGTCGCCAAGTTCTTCCTTGACTTCACGGTCAAGGAGTCCTGCGGCAAGTGCACCTTCTGTCGTCTCGGCACCAAGAGGATGTGGGAGATTCTGGACAGGTTCACCCGCGGGGAGGCAACGGAGGAAGACCTTGAAAAGCTTGAGAGGCTCGCCTACCAGGTTAAGGCCGGCTCGCTCTGCGGGCTCGGTCAAACCGCTCCGAACCCGGTTCTGACGACGCTCCGCTACTTCAGAGACGAGTACATCGAGCACATAAACGGCCGCTGTCCGGCAAAGGTCTGCAAGCCTCTCATCAGGTACGTCATAATCACCGACCGTTGCACCGGCTGTACCGCCTGCGCCATCTTCTGTCCGGCCAATGCCATCAGCGGCGAGAGGCTCAACCCACATTTCATCGACCAAGAGGCGTGCATCAAGTGCGGCACCTGCTACGAGGTGTGCCGGTTCAACGCCATAGAGATCCTCACCGGGAGGGATGAGTGA